In the genome of Stigmatella aurantiaca, one region contains:
- a CDS encoding GAF domain-containing protein → MFSADEEQYRHFDGLHLGLCVIREEKVVYANASMLGLLGRAADEVVGQSFRVLVTSAGAQEMHELYTHLLRGERVPAVYESTLNTSNGPRRAELSITTEARDVMVMARDLSARARHRSALQHVAELGANLPGLRTEEEVLGRVFSELSGLGFTFGYLIPEDDQLRLERMRVAPSSVLGKGAGAWMEGLMGVWSPLLKRVWKEGSAYSADFAWEATHFVPPERSEEVLILLQKAGLHLVGVRIDSAGGPRAILVVAAEWFREEEQAPLRLFGAQVSAALEAALTISQLSAKNTALAALNRLASTAATALEPRAFFELGAQELTRLLGCDTVGLFLRTDESSEAELVFSHGLDVATREFYLRMPLRGSLSGVALQQGVPLVLDAEECFGFTRDNMLRLGYATVAVVPLRVSSRLVGTLVVSFFKHRLLTPLERETLQAMGTHFAAATDSHRMLAELRRRADDLALIQEVGRNMVATLEMDLLMQIGVEGLSLIAGVPEALLMMLDRTGQKLELRAAVRQAHEMMGFTLPTEPPDSSLAAAALHARAPILVQDLPKEPRAHPQLVHITQGTAALVLPLVVRERCIGVAVLLEQKGPRQFTTSELERASAIANQLALALEQARLIEDLKKSYVELAHAQQQLVQRERLAALGELSAVVAHEVRNPLGAIFNSVATIRRMVGPFHPSLPLVDIVGEEADRLNRIVDDLLNFARPPAPSPIPVPLRKLLEDVVRGALADASNNIRVEWVVEPDVPPVLVDERMIRQAFLNLAINSVQAMLQGGILRVGVRRMPGTRGEVEVEFTDTGSGIAAEVRARIFEPFFTTKAKGTGLGLALVKRIVEAHAGSLSLESQPGKGTTFRLLLPCEPESLTPAAQSGT, encoded by the coding sequence ATGTTCAGCGCCGACGAAGAACAATACCGGCACTTCGATGGACTTCACCTGGGCCTCTGCGTCATCCGCGAGGAGAAGGTGGTGTACGCCAACGCGTCGATGCTTGGCCTGCTGGGACGCGCCGCGGACGAGGTGGTCGGCCAGTCCTTTCGCGTCCTCGTCACCTCCGCCGGGGCCCAGGAGATGCATGAGCTGTACACGCACCTGCTGCGCGGCGAGCGCGTCCCGGCCGTCTACGAATCCACGCTGAACACCTCCAACGGCCCGCGGCGCGCGGAGCTGTCCATCACCACCGAGGCGCGGGACGTGATGGTGATGGCGCGGGACCTGAGCGCCCGCGCCCGGCACCGGTCCGCGCTCCAGCACGTGGCGGAGCTGGGCGCGAACCTGCCCGGCCTGCGGACCGAGGAGGAGGTGCTCGGCCGCGTCTTCTCGGAGCTGTCCGGGCTGGGGTTCACCTTTGGCTACCTCATCCCGGAGGACGACCAGCTCCGGCTGGAGCGGATGCGGGTGGCCCCCAGCAGCGTCCTGGGCAAGGGGGCCGGGGCCTGGATGGAGGGGCTGATGGGCGTATGGTCCCCCCTGCTGAAGCGTGTCTGGAAGGAGGGCTCCGCCTACAGCGCCGACTTCGCCTGGGAGGCGACCCACTTCGTGCCCCCGGAGCGCTCCGAGGAAGTCCTCATCCTCCTGCAGAAGGCGGGGCTGCACCTGGTCGGCGTGCGCATCGACTCGGCGGGCGGCCCCCGGGCCATCCTGGTGGTGGCCGCGGAGTGGTTCCGCGAGGAGGAGCAGGCCCCGCTGCGGCTGTTCGGCGCGCAGGTGTCCGCCGCGCTGGAGGCGGCGCTCACCATCTCCCAGCTCTCCGCGAAGAACACCGCCCTGGCGGCGCTCAACCGGCTGGCCTCCACCGCGGCCACCGCCCTGGAGCCCCGGGCCTTCTTCGAGCTGGGGGCCCAGGAGCTCACCCGGCTGCTCGGCTGCGACACGGTGGGGCTCTTCCTTCGCACCGATGAGTCCTCCGAGGCGGAGCTGGTGTTCTCGCACGGGCTCGACGTGGCGACGCGGGAGTTCTACCTGCGGATGCCCCTGCGCGGCAGCCTCTCGGGCGTGGCGCTCCAGCAGGGCGTGCCCCTGGTGCTGGACGCGGAGGAGTGCTTCGGCTTCACGCGCGACAACATGCTGCGCCTGGGCTACGCCACCGTGGCGGTCGTCCCGCTGCGCGTCAGCTCGCGCCTGGTGGGCACGCTCGTGGTGTCCTTCTTCAAGCACCGCCTGCTCACCCCCCTGGAGCGCGAGACCCTCCAGGCCATGGGCACCCACTTCGCCGCCGCCACCGACTCGCACCGCATGCTCGCCGAGCTGCGCCGGCGCGCCGATGACCTGGCCCTCATCCAGGAGGTGGGCCGCAACATGGTGGCCACGCTGGAGATGGATCTGCTGATGCAGATCGGCGTGGAGGGCCTGTCGCTCATCGCCGGCGTGCCCGAGGCCCTGCTGATGATGCTGGACCGCACCGGGCAGAAGCTGGAGCTGCGCGCCGCGGTCCGGCAGGCGCACGAGATGATGGGCTTCACCCTGCCCACCGAGCCGCCGGACAGCTCGCTGGCGGCCGCGGCCCTGCACGCGCGCGCCCCCATCCTCGTGCAGGATCTGCCCAAGGAGCCCCGCGCGCACCCGCAGCTGGTGCACATCACCCAGGGCACCGCGGCCCTGGTGCTGCCGCTGGTGGTGCGCGAGCGCTGCATCGGGGTGGCGGTGCTCCTGGAGCAGAAGGGGCCCCGCCAGTTCACCACCTCCGAGCTGGAGCGCGCCTCCGCCATCGCCAACCAGCTCGCCCTGGCGCTGGAGCAGGCGCGCCTCATCGAGGACCTGAAGAAGAGCTACGTGGAGCTGGCCCATGCCCAGCAGCAGCTCGTCCAGCGCGAGCGGCTCGCGGCGCTCGGGGAGCTGTCCGCGGTGGTGGCCCACGAGGTGCGCAACCCCCTGGGCGCCATCTTCAACTCGGTGGCCACCATCCGCCGCATGGTGGGGCCCTTCCACCCGTCCCTGCCGCTCGTGGACATCGTCGGGGAGGAGGCGGACCGGCTCAACCGCATCGTGGATGACCTGCTGAACTTCGCCCGCCCCCCGGCCCCCTCCCCCATACCGGTGCCCCTGCGCAAGCTCCTGGAGGACGTGGTGCGGGGCGCCCTGGCGGACGCCTCGAACAACATCCGCGTGGAGTGGGTGGTGGAGCCGGACGTGCCCCCGGTGCTGGTGGACGAGCGGATGATCCGCCAGGCGTTCCTCAACCTGGCCATCAACTCCGTGCAAGCCATGCTCCAGGGGGGCATCCTGCGCGTGGGCGTGCGGCGCATGCCCGGCACCCGCGGCGAGGTGGAGGTGGAGTTCACCGACACGGGCTCGGGCATCGCCGCCGAGGTGCGCGCGCGCATCTTCGAGCCCTTCTTCACCACCAAGGCCAAGGGCACCGGCCTGGGGCTCGCGCTCGTCAAGCGCATCGTCGAGGCCCACGCCGGCAGCCTCTCGCTCGAGTCTCAGCCCGGCAAGGGCACCACCTTCCGCCTCCTGCTGCCCTGCGAGCCGGAGTCCCTGACGCCCGCGGCCCAGTCCGGCACCTGA
- a CDS encoding sterol desaturase family protein gives MKNDEYTRHVTGRMFDNAFLEFCSRIHPATPAIIYLPLVVGLMGWGLWSGTTRPLLAAEGFAAGALTWFLMEYVIHRYVFHWEGKGRLAKQFHFIAHGYHHQYPDDPHRLVMPLGVSIPLATLIGAGLWAVGKPSVTLPYYCGIVAAYLFYDITHWALHFLKPRTAWGKALRAHHMAHHFACPDRNFGISNRWIDYVMGSVRRRDPAQDRA, from the coding sequence ATGAAGAACGACGAGTACACACGCCACGTGACTGGCCGGATGTTCGACAATGCCTTCCTCGAGTTCTGCTCGAGGATTCATCCCGCCACGCCCGCCATCATCTATCTGCCGCTGGTGGTGGGGCTGATGGGGTGGGGGCTGTGGAGCGGGACGACCCGGCCCCTGCTGGCCGCCGAGGGCTTCGCGGCGGGCGCGCTCACCTGGTTCCTGATGGAGTACGTCATCCACCGGTATGTCTTCCATTGGGAGGGCAAGGGCCGGCTGGCCAAGCAGTTCCACTTCATCGCCCATGGCTACCACCACCAGTACCCGGATGATCCGCACCGGCTGGTGATGCCGCTGGGGGTGAGCATTCCCCTGGCCACGCTCATTGGCGCCGGGCTGTGGGCGGTGGGCAAGCCCTCCGTGACGCTGCCGTACTACTGCGGCATCGTCGCCGCCTACCTCTTCTACGACATCACCCACTGGGCGCTGCACTTCCTCAAGCCGCGCACGGCGTGGGGCAAGGCGCTGCGCGCGCACCACATGGCGCACCACTTCGCCTGTCCGGACCGGAACTTCGGCATCAGCAACCGGTGGATCGACTACGTGATGGGCTCGGTGCGGCGGCGCGACCCGGCCCAGGACCGCGCCTAG
- a CDS encoding YebC/PmpR family DNA-binding transcriptional regulator, producing the protein MGAQWKHKGRTENAAAKGKVFTKLVKEIMVAAKGGADPASNARLRMAVDAAKKASMPRDTLERAIKKGSGQLDEQVNYEVITYEGFAPHQVPVIVECLTENKNRTATNIRMLFRKGQLASSGAVSWDFNRLGVIEATPPSADADAETAAIEAGAQDVEKGEEGGARFLTAPADLDAVGRALGAQGWTVSASQLAWIAKNPVHLEGEARAEVEAFLEALDEDDDVQTLFAGLR; encoded by the coding sequence ATGGGAGCACAGTGGAAGCACAAGGGGCGCACCGAGAACGCCGCCGCCAAGGGGAAGGTCTTCACCAAGCTGGTGAAGGAAATCATGGTCGCCGCCAAGGGCGGCGCGGATCCGGCCTCCAACGCACGGCTGCGCATGGCGGTGGACGCGGCGAAGAAGGCCTCCATGCCGCGCGACACCCTGGAGCGCGCCATCAAGAAGGGCTCGGGCCAGCTCGACGAGCAGGTCAACTACGAGGTCATCACCTATGAGGGCTTCGCGCCCCACCAGGTGCCCGTCATCGTCGAGTGCCTCACCGAGAACAAGAACCGCACCGCCACCAACATCCGGATGCTCTTCCGCAAGGGGCAGCTCGCCTCCAGCGGCGCGGTGTCCTGGGACTTCAACCGCCTGGGCGTCATCGAGGCCACCCCGCCGTCCGCGGACGCCGACGCCGAGACGGCCGCCATCGAGGCGGGCGCGCAGGATGTGGAGAAGGGCGAGGAGGGCGGGGCCCGGTTCCTCACGGCGCCGGCCGACCTGGACGCCGTGGGCCGCGCGCTCGGCGCGCAGGGCTGGACGGTGAGCGCCTCCCAGCTGGCCTGGATCGCCAAGAACCCGGTGCACCTGGAGGGCGAGGCGCGCGCCGAGGTGGAGGCCTTCCTGGAGGCGCTCGACGAGGACGACGATGTGCAGACGCTCTTCGCCGGCCTGCGCTGA